A single region of the Marinobacter nanhaiticus D15-8W genome encodes:
- a CDS encoding outer membrane beta-barrel protein, protein MSPQRLSLAAVSAVLLFNCPLSFAQQREDPSEESRAGLDYIGVLGTALEYRKVGEAADEDGEGWLSTGSIVLGSHISDLFHVELRAGTGLTDSEVTDDLTLEIDWFASWYMGIHYGLTNFSNVYAQVGFSHVQGSADLQNRDEPENNAYDDFDEDFPGSSFAFSWLAGVDLEVMDSTYLVLEGGRLFEDTDTSASGYQFNGGLRYEF, encoded by the coding sequence ATGTCGCCCCAACGCTTGTCGCTTGCCGCCGTATCCGCTGTTTTACTGTTCAACTGCCCACTCTCCTTTGCCCAGCAGCGCGAGGACCCATCAGAAGAAAGCCGCGCCGGCCTGGATTACATCGGCGTGCTGGGTACTGCACTGGAATATCGGAAAGTCGGCGAGGCGGCCGATGAGGATGGCGAAGGCTGGCTGAGCACCGGCAGTATCGTACTGGGCTCGCACATATCGGACCTGTTCCATGTCGAATTGCGTGCCGGAACGGGGCTCACCGACTCCGAAGTTACCGATGACCTGACGCTGGAAATCGATTGGTTTGCCAGCTGGTATATGGGCATACACTACGGGCTGACCAACTTCTCCAATGTCTATGCCCAGGTCGGCTTCTCCCACGTCCAAGGTAGCGCCGACCTCCAGAACCGCGACGAACCCGAGAACAATGCCTACGATGATTTCGACGAGGACTTTCCAGGCAGTTCCTTTGCCTTCAGTTGGCTCGCCGGTGTCGACCTTGAGGTGATGGATAGCACTTACCTGGTGCTGGAGGGTGGCCGCCTGTTCGAGGATACGGACACCTCCGCCAGCGGGTACCAGTTCAATGGCGGCCTGCGCTACGAGTTCTGA
- a CDS encoding M18 family aminopeptidase gives MDNAVFNQQLFDFLKNSPTPYHAVEQMAQRLEAAGFERLDEQAEWSLASGQRYYVTRNDSTIIAFQTGHGDPVKQGVRMIGAHTDSPCLRVKPNPELFRKGYYQLGVEVYGGALLSPWFDRDLSLAGRVSYVDGKGRLRDGLINFSRPVATVPSLAIHLDREANNSRTVNPQTDIPPLLMQAPEKDAVPFKELLAHQLREEHPQADVAKVLDYELSFYDTQPPSTVGLNGEFIASARLDNLLSCFIGLQALLDADSAQPAVLVCNDHEEVGSMSAEGAQGPFLSSLLDRWVGAAQRPRVIARSMMVSADNAHGVHPNYADRHDGNHGPLLNAGPVIKVNNNQRYATNSRTAALYRHLSETLDLPCQTFVVRTDMGCGSTIGPLTAGNLGVRTLDIGVPQFAMHSIREMAGAKDGYTLYQVLRRYIELESLD, from the coding sequence ATGGATAACGCGGTTTTCAATCAACAGCTTTTTGATTTCCTCAAGAATTCACCGACGCCTTATCACGCTGTCGAGCAGATGGCCCAACGCTTGGAAGCTGCCGGTTTCGAGCGGCTGGATGAGCAGGCCGAATGGAGCCTGGCTAGTGGCCAGCGCTACTACGTCACCCGTAATGACTCAACCATCATTGCCTTCCAGACCGGACATGGCGACCCGGTAAAGCAGGGTGTCCGGATGATCGGTGCGCACACCGACAGCCCATGCCTGCGGGTCAAGCCGAACCCGGAGCTGTTCCGTAAGGGATACTACCAGTTGGGTGTCGAGGTCTATGGCGGTGCATTGCTCAGCCCCTGGTTCGACCGGGACCTTTCCCTCGCCGGCCGGGTTAGCTACGTGGATGGCAAGGGTCGCTTGCGCGACGGACTGATCAATTTCAGTAGGCCGGTGGCGACGGTCCCCAGTCTGGCGATCCACCTGGATCGGGAGGCGAACAATAGCCGCACGGTCAACCCGCAGACGGATATTCCGCCACTCCTTATGCAGGCGCCCGAGAAAGACGCAGTGCCGTTCAAGGAACTGCTGGCGCACCAGCTCCGGGAAGAGCATCCGCAGGCGGACGTGGCCAAGGTGCTGGACTACGAATTGAGTTTTTACGACACCCAGCCACCGTCCACGGTGGGGCTCAACGGCGAATTTATCGCTTCGGCCCGACTGGATAACCTGCTGAGCTGCTTTATCGGTCTGCAGGCATTGCTCGATGCGGATTCCGCCCAGCCGGCGGTGCTGGTTTGCAACGATCATGAGGAAGTGGGCAGCATGTCAGCGGAAGGCGCCCAGGGGCCATTCCTGTCGTCGCTGCTGGATCGTTGGGTCGGCGCAGCGCAGCGGCCGCGAGTGATTGCCCGATCCATGATGGTATCCGCCGACAACGCCCATGGCGTGCATCCCAATTATGCAGACCGTCATGACGGCAACCATGGCCCGCTGTTGAATGCCGGGCCGGTGATCAAGGTGAACAATAACCAGCGCTACGCCACCAACAGTCGGACGGCAGCGCTGTATCGCCATCTGAGTGAAACCCTGGACCTGCCGTGCCAAACCTTTGTGGTGCGTACGGATATGGGGTGTGGCAGCACTATCGGGCCGTTGACGGCCGGCAACCTGGGCGTCCGCACCCTGGATATCGGTGTGCCGCAGTTTGCCATGCATTCGATCCGGGAAATGGCCGGTGCAAAGGACGGCTACACGCTCTATCAGGTGCTTCGTCGGTATATTGAATTGGAGAGCCTGGACTGA
- a CDS encoding RimK family protein: MTRLLIVVDRDKDWAPYYPSSDVMTFDQYVQLSLNANQRVRVINLCQSARYLSRGYYCSLLAEARGHNVVPSVMTLNDLRRKDLFSLELEELDPRVVQWLEKSAEPVTENDEGKETVRKVKVRTFFGKSVDEALKPVARALFERFPCPILEVVFRYRKTWQIESMKPASPADLSEAEQDVFASALDRFSSALWRKPRSRRQYRFDLAMLVDPEEKLPPSDPQALEYFIKAGKKLGIHVEPITRKDYMRLPEYDGLFIRETTAIDHHTYRFARKAAAEGMVVIDDPVSILRCTNKVFLADLLKNNKVPTPKTLILSKDQKDSVREAIEHLGFPMVVKIPDGAFSRGVMRAENEAQLKDALKTLFRQSALVLAQEYFYTEYDWRIGVLGGRAIFACKYYMVKGHWQIYSHGENQQFDSGDFDTLPTYEVPRNVIQAALNATRLIGDGLYGVDIKQAGNRVAVIEVNDNPNVDADVEDRFLGGELYTLIMQEFLSRMEARRRA, translated from the coding sequence ATGACCCGTCTTCTTATCGTTGTAGACCGTGACAAGGATTGGGCGCCTTACTACCCAAGCTCTGACGTCATGACGTTTGATCAGTATGTGCAGCTTTCGCTGAACGCCAATCAGCGCGTGCGCGTTATCAATCTTTGCCAGAGCGCGCGTTACCTGAGTCGTGGCTACTATTGTTCATTGCTGGCGGAAGCGCGGGGGCATAACGTGGTTCCTTCTGTGATGACGCTCAATGATCTGCGCCGAAAGGACCTGTTCTCCCTTGAGTTGGAAGAGCTCGATCCGAGGGTGGTGCAGTGGTTGGAAAAGTCGGCTGAACCGGTTACCGAAAACGACGAGGGCAAGGAGACTGTACGTAAGGTCAAAGTGCGCACGTTCTTCGGCAAGTCCGTTGACGAAGCGCTCAAGCCGGTGGCCCGTGCACTTTTCGAGCGGTTTCCATGCCCCATTCTCGAGGTGGTGTTCCGCTATCGTAAGACTTGGCAGATCGAGTCCATGAAACCGGCTTCGCCGGCGGATCTGTCTGAAGCCGAACAGGACGTCTTTGCGTCCGCGCTGGACCGCTTCAGCAGCGCACTGTGGCGCAAGCCGCGCTCGCGCCGACAGTACCGGTTTGACCTGGCGATGCTGGTCGACCCTGAGGAGAAACTGCCACCCAGCGATCCCCAGGCGCTGGAGTATTTCATCAAGGCAGGCAAGAAACTGGGTATCCATGTGGAGCCGATTACGCGCAAGGACTACATGCGCCTGCCGGAATACGATGGCCTCTTCATCCGCGAGACCACTGCCATCGACCACCACACCTATCGCTTCGCCCGCAAGGCTGCGGCAGAGGGCATGGTAGTCATCGACGACCCGGTATCGATCCTGCGCTGCACCAACAAGGTGTTCCTCGCCGACCTGTTGAAGAACAACAAGGTGCCGACGCCTAAAACCCTGATCCTGTCCAAGGACCAGAAGGACAGCGTACGTGAGGCGATCGAGCATCTCGGCTTCCCGATGGTGGTAAAAATCCCCGATGGTGCCTTTTCCCGCGGCGTCATGCGCGCCGAGAACGAAGCCCAGCTAAAAGATGCGCTCAAGACGTTGTTTCGCCAGTCTGCCCTGGTGTTGGCGCAGGAGTATTTCTACACGGAGTATGACTGGCGTATCGGCGTACTTGGTGGACGGGCGATCTTTGCCTGCAAGTACTACATGGTGAAGGGCCACTGGCAGATCTACAGCCACGGCGAGAACCAGCAGTTCGACAGCGGCGACTTCGATACGCTGCCCACCTATGAGGTTCCTCGCAATGTCATCCAGGCGGCGCTGAATGCGACGCGGCTGATTGGCGATGGCCTCTATGGCGTGGATATCAAGCAAGCAGGTAACCGGGTGGCCGTCATCGAGGTGAACGACAACCCGAACGTCGATGCCGATGTGGAAGACCGTTTCCTCGGTGGCGAGTTGTATACGCTGATCATGCAGGAATTCCTCTCCCGTATGGAGGCCCGTCGGCGCGCTTGA
- the rmf gene encoding ribosome modulation factor has product MKRQKRDMSARAFKRGYLAGISGKSKDSCPLERSESRQEWLNGWREGRTDNWEGYTGVSGIHKLPNITA; this is encoded by the coding sequence ATGAAAAGACAGAAAAGAGATATGAGTGCTCGTGCATTCAAACGGGGTTATCTGGCCGGCATATCCGGTAAATCCAAAGACAGCTGCCCTCTTGAACGGTCGGAGAGCCGGCAGGAATGGCTGAATGGATGGCGCGAAGGAAGAACGGATAACTGGGAAGGCTATACCGGCGTCTCAGGCATCCACAAACTGCCAAACATAACGGCTTAG
- a CDS encoding quinone-dependent dihydroorotate dehydrogenase, whose protein sequence is MYGLIRDLLFRLPPEQAHAVALRSMDLAARIGLMQRLFPAVPDSPVEVMGLQFPNPVGLAAGLDKNAEHIDALAALGFGSIEVGTVTPLAQPGNPKPRLFRLPEHEALINRMGFNNAGLDVLLANVRNARFDGVLGINVGKNKLTPAEETASDYRKGIAAVYELASYITANVSSPNTPGLRELQFGDSLKQLLEAIKDEQRIQHERQGRYVPIAVKIAPDMDDTAIRFVAEALLETGIDGVIATNTTIERGALQGHPLAAEQGGLSGRPVREPSLRVIEQLHSILGDRLPIIGVGGISDAESAAEKVRAGAKLVQVYTGFIYRGPELIREAVEGIRALGQGSKQGSR, encoded by the coding sequence ATGTACGGGCTGATCCGCGATCTACTTTTCAGGCTTCCGCCGGAGCAGGCGCACGCGGTGGCATTGCGCTCGATGGATCTGGCTGCGCGGATCGGTTTGATGCAGCGCCTATTCCCGGCCGTGCCCGACTCGCCTGTGGAGGTTATGGGTCTGCAGTTCCCGAATCCGGTGGGACTCGCTGCCGGGCTGGACAAGAATGCGGAGCATATCGACGCCCTTGCGGCTCTGGGCTTCGGTTCTATCGAAGTGGGTACGGTGACACCGCTCGCCCAGCCGGGCAATCCCAAGCCACGGCTGTTCCGCCTGCCAGAGCACGAAGCGTTGATCAATCGCATGGGCTTCAACAACGCCGGTCTCGACGTGCTCCTGGCCAATGTCCGCAATGCCCGTTTTGACGGTGTTCTGGGGATCAATGTCGGCAAGAACAAATTGACGCCAGCCGAGGAGACCGCCTCCGATTATCGCAAAGGGATCGCAGCGGTTTACGAGCTGGCCAGCTACATCACAGCCAATGTCTCCTCCCCTAACACGCCCGGTCTACGTGAGCTGCAGTTCGGAGACTCCCTCAAACAGTTGCTGGAGGCGATCAAGGACGAGCAGCGAATCCAGCACGAACGCCAGGGCCGGTATGTGCCCATAGCGGTGAAAATCGCGCCCGATATGGATGATACCGCTATCCGCTTCGTGGCAGAGGCATTACTGGAGACCGGAATAGACGGGGTGATCGCAACCAATACCACCATAGAGCGGGGTGCACTCCAGGGCCACCCACTGGCGGCCGAGCAAGGTGGGCTGAGTGGCCGACCCGTGCGGGAGCCCTCCCTGCGGGTGATTGAGCAGCTGCATAGCATCCTTGGTGACCGTTTGCCTATCATCGGTGTCGGTGGCATCAGCGACGCAGAGAGCGCCGCTGAGAAGGTTAGGGCGGGAGCCAAGCTGGTGCAGGTCTATACCGGCTTTATCTATCGTGGTCCGGAGCTGATTCGGGAAGCCGTTGAAGGAATTCGGGCACTAGGGCAAGGAAGCAAGCAGGGCAGCCGGTAA
- the rlmKL gene encoding bifunctional 23S rRNA (guanine(2069)-N(7))-methyltransferase RlmK/23S rRNA (guanine(2445)-N(2))-methyltransferase RlmL: MSRHEFFVSCPKGIEYLLADELTALGLEVLRHAPAGIWAAGTLEKGYSICLWSRLANRVILHLATVDGRSGDALYDAIHGMDWDAHLLVSGKFRVNFIGQNESIRNTQYGTQRVKDAIVDRLRKPSGIRPAVDTKDPDITVSVRLNRGEAQVGIDLSGESLHKRGYRTEKGVAPLRENLAAALLIRAGWPGILASGGDLADPMCGSGTLLIEGAMMACDMAPGLKRDEFGFRRWGGHDARLWDKLMEDARERAAIGLQTSRARFRGYDENARVIATAWRNIERMGLNDRVHVEKRAVAEFRNESQADTGLVLTNPPYGERLSERKALGPLYETLGEVLRQEAQGWELGVFTGAPELCHGLGLRSHRQYKLFNGQLPAQLLLFTISAENEARVRRPGEADEVRPRIANPERADMLRNRLRKNMKQVGQWARKNNIECYRLYDADMPEFALAIDCYGDRVHVQEYAPPKSVDARAARERLGEALAVIPDTLGVDPESVVCKQRQRQSGTSQYEKQSASGEFFTVHEAGCALRVNLKDYLDTGLFLDHRPVRQWLQANAQGRRFLNLFCYTGAATVHAGVGGARETLSVDMSRTYLNWARENLELNKLDEKRHRLLQADCLKWLEERPGKGESDFDLIFMDPPTFSNSARMEGVLDVQRDHGHLVRQAMARLKSDGVLVFSNNFRRFRLDESLSTEFDVEDVTRQTIDKDFVRNTRIHQCWHIRHR; this comes from the coding sequence GTGTCGCGACACGAGTTTTTTGTCAGTTGCCCAAAAGGTATTGAGTATCTGCTGGCGGACGAGCTGACAGCATTAGGCCTGGAGGTCTTGCGTCACGCCCCCGCGGGTATCTGGGCAGCCGGTACCCTGGAAAAGGGTTACAGCATCTGTCTCTGGTCCCGTTTGGCCAACCGCGTCATCCTCCATTTGGCTACGGTCGATGGTCGGTCCGGCGACGCGCTCTATGACGCGATCCACGGCATGGACTGGGACGCCCACTTACTGGTTTCAGGGAAGTTTCGGGTCAACTTCATCGGCCAGAACGAAAGTATCAGGAACACCCAATACGGTACCCAGCGAGTCAAGGACGCCATCGTCGACCGGTTGCGCAAACCGTCGGGCATTCGCCCGGCAGTGGATACGAAGGACCCGGATATCACGGTCTCCGTTCGACTGAACCGGGGGGAGGCGCAAGTCGGCATCGACCTGAGCGGCGAAAGCCTACACAAGCGCGGCTACCGTACCGAGAAGGGGGTAGCCCCACTACGGGAGAACCTGGCTGCTGCATTGCTGATACGTGCCGGCTGGCCGGGTATTTTGGCGAGTGGAGGGGACCTGGCTGACCCCATGTGTGGCTCCGGCACATTGCTTATCGAAGGCGCGATGATGGCCTGCGACATGGCCCCGGGCCTCAAGCGCGACGAGTTCGGTTTCCGGCGCTGGGGAGGGCATGATGCCCGGTTGTGGGACAAGCTGATGGAAGATGCCCGCGAGCGGGCGGCCATCGGTCTGCAAACCAGTCGCGCCCGGTTCCGCGGTTACGATGAGAATGCCCGTGTCATTGCCACCGCCTGGCGCAACATCGAGCGCATGGGTCTGAATGACAGGGTCCATGTGGAAAAGCGCGCGGTCGCTGAATTCCGTAACGAGTCTCAGGCCGATACGGGGCTGGTCCTGACCAATCCGCCCTATGGAGAGCGTCTCAGCGAGCGCAAGGCGCTTGGCCCGCTCTACGAGACCTTGGGCGAGGTACTGCGTCAGGAGGCCCAGGGTTGGGAGCTGGGCGTGTTTACCGGCGCGCCGGAGCTTTGTCACGGGCTCGGATTGCGCAGCCATCGGCAGTACAAGCTCTTTAATGGCCAGTTGCCGGCTCAGTTGCTGTTGTTCACGATCAGTGCCGAGAATGAGGCCCGTGTTCGCCGGCCGGGAGAGGCCGACGAGGTTCGGCCACGCATCGCCAACCCCGAGCGGGCGGATATGCTACGCAATCGCCTGCGCAAGAACATGAAGCAGGTCGGCCAGTGGGCGCGCAAGAACAATATCGAGTGCTACCGGCTCTATGATGCGGATATGCCTGAGTTCGCCCTGGCGATCGACTGTTACGGTGATCGGGTGCATGTGCAGGAATACGCCCCCCCTAAGTCAGTCGACGCACGAGCCGCCCGCGAACGGCTGGGTGAAGCCCTGGCGGTGATACCGGACACCCTCGGTGTCGATCCGGAGTCAGTCGTCTGCAAGCAGCGCCAGCGCCAGAGCGGTACCTCGCAGTACGAGAAGCAGTCCGCGTCAGGCGAGTTCTTCACCGTCCATGAGGCGGGCTGTGCTTTGAGAGTCAACCTCAAGGACTACCTGGATACAGGCCTGTTCCTCGATCACCGCCCCGTTCGCCAATGGCTCCAGGCTAATGCCCAGGGCCGGCGTTTCCTGAACCTGTTCTGCTACACCGGTGCGGCAACCGTTCATGCCGGCGTCGGCGGTGCCCGCGAAACTCTGAGCGTGGACATGTCCCGGACCTATCTCAATTGGGCCCGGGAGAATCTAGAGCTGAACAAGCTGGATGAGAAGCGCCACCGGCTATTGCAGGCGGACTGCCTCAAGTGGCTGGAGGAAAGGCCTGGCAAGGGAGAAAGCGATTTCGACCTGATCTTCATGGATCCGCCCACCTTCTCGAATTCCGCGCGCATGGAGGGGGTGCTGGACGTCCAGCGGGACCACGGTCACTTGGTGCGTCAGGCGATGGCGAGGCTCAAGTCCGATGGTGTGCTTGTGTTCTCCAATAACTTCCGCAGGTTCCGGCTGGACGAATCACTTTCGACCGAATTCGACGTGGAAGACGTAACCCGTCAGACGATCGACAAGGATTTCGTCCGCAACACCCGTATCCACCAGTGCTGGCACATCCGGCATCGATAG
- a CDS encoding cation diffusion facilitator family transporter: MAVFEGEQASERHAATKVTLIGMALDAALGLFKCVVGWVFHSQALVVDGIHSFSDVASDLLVLAIMRAARKGPDTDHPYGHQRFETLGTMVLGSFLLALGGALAWDNLQPLFSAPRELPLPGWPVLVIAALSVLSKEWIYRYTRRVGEAIRSDLIVANAWHSRTDAFSSIIVLIAVAGAMTGVSWLDAVAAVAVAVIIGHVGWRLTWSSVKELVDTALDTDTSQEIERIARGTEGVRNVHDLRSRRMGGDVLIDLHLMVSPVISVSEGHEIGVNAIQRIREAFPEIRDITFHIDAENDAGNEPHASDLPSRREVIQTLQSTWQDLLAPEALQTLRLHYLGRHISVEVFIHNPAAHANRFDTRALRERAAHLPWLGDVRVWTPPH; encoded by the coding sequence ATGGCTGTGTTTGAAGGTGAACAGGCTTCAGAAAGACACGCGGCTACGAAGGTGACGTTGATAGGCATGGCGCTCGATGCGGCCTTGGGTCTCTTCAAATGCGTCGTCGGGTGGGTATTTCATTCCCAGGCACTGGTCGTCGATGGTATCCACTCTTTTTCTGATGTCGCCTCAGACCTTCTGGTACTTGCGATCATGCGTGCAGCCCGCAAAGGGCCCGACACTGACCACCCCTATGGCCATCAGCGCTTTGAAACCCTGGGTACGATGGTGTTGGGCAGTTTCCTGTTAGCGCTAGGTGGCGCCCTGGCATGGGACAACCTGCAGCCGCTGTTCAGCGCCCCACGGGAACTCCCCCTCCCCGGTTGGCCGGTATTGGTCATTGCAGCATTGTCCGTGCTCAGCAAGGAATGGATTTACCGCTACACCCGCCGTGTGGGCGAGGCTATCCGCTCCGATCTCATTGTCGCTAATGCCTGGCATAGCCGTACGGATGCATTCTCATCGATTATCGTACTGATAGCGGTCGCCGGCGCCATGACGGGCGTGAGTTGGCTCGATGCGGTAGCCGCCGTGGCGGTGGCCGTTATCATTGGCCATGTCGGGTGGCGACTCACCTGGAGCAGCGTGAAGGAACTGGTGGATACGGCTCTTGATACGGACACCAGCCAGGAAATCGAACGAATAGCCCGGGGCACCGAGGGTGTGCGCAATGTGCACGACCTGCGCAGCCGGCGAATGGGCGGGGATGTACTGATCGACCTGCACCTGATGGTCAGCCCAGTGATCAGCGTATCGGAGGGTCATGAAATTGGTGTCAATGCTATCCAGCGTATCCGTGAAGCCTTTCCCGAAATTCGGGATATCACCTTCCATATCGACGCTGAAAACGATGCCGGGAACGAACCCCACGCTTCCGATCTACCCTCGCGACGGGAGGTGATCCAGACGCTGCAATCCACCTGGCAAGACCTGCTGGCGCCGGAAGCCTTACAGACCCTGAGACTGCACTACCTCGGACGCCACATCTCGGTGGAAGTATTTATCCACAACCCGGCAGCACATGCAAACCGGTTCGATACACGGGCTTTACGGGAACGGGCAGCGCATCTGCCCTGGCTCGGCGACGTCCGGGTCTGGACGCCGCCTCATTGA